From the genome of Solanum lycopersicum chromosome 7, SLM_r2.1:
tttttcttttcttttttttttcgaattaatcataatttttcgAGTCAATTTGCTCAAACCTCgactaatttcataaaaatacaaagaaattatTTAGCATTTTCTTTTTGTCTCTATTGAGATATGGTTATATCTTTAAGTACTAGACCACGACTAACTTTATCAAATATTTACACAAAAACTTGAACAAATGATAAAAAGCATATCATAATATATCTCCAAAAATTTGAATCTCGAACTTCATAGtttttaatccattttatcttttttttgtttttcacccTGAATTAATTGGTCTCTCGCTTCCTAACAAAAAcgattttatatttagaaaaaaaataaatttaaaatttttaattaaaaataaatgagtacttATCAGTTCGCTATCGGTCTTATTTGTTATTGATTAGCAGGTCAGTTACACATTTAGTTGCATTATCATGTGTCAGGGACATTGTGCCCTCCCATTAATGTATGCCTGTAAGATTGACTTGGAGGACCTTGAAAAACTCAACTGTTGACAACTCCAATTGCATCTCATAAATTATTTAGcacagaaaacaaaaaaaaataaaaatttagaaattaaatatgaaaactacCCATTCAAATTCCAGCTCAAACTTGAACTGAATTGATTGCCCTATGAGTACCAAGTATaaactccattttttttttcaaaccaaaaaaaaaaaaaaacagaaccaCCCTATACATATTAATTTACAGAACCTAAATCATCACACTCATAGTGACAATATTACTTAttcactcttttttttaaagatactaataattatcaaattattttttttaacttttttgatcatgaggaaacataaaagacattgaAGAAATTTTACTTGTTATAGTATCCAATATTTCTGATGCAGATGGCCTTAGGCTTGGTGAATCACCAAGACAAAATCCTGCTAATGACACCATAGCTTTAGCTTCTTCCAAATTATAAGCTCCGTTAAGCTTTGAATCCACCATTTCTATAACTTTAGATGAATCCCTTAATATAGTTCCAGCTTTTGATATTAATCTTTCTCCATTATCCGATGAAAGAGCTTCGAATCCAGAAATTAACTCTAGAACGATTATGCCATAGCTGTAGATATCGTTCTTCTTCGAAGCAATGCCAGTTCTCAAGTAATGAGGATCTGTGTATCCTGGAGAACCAAGCATCATTCGATTTGCTGATGGTGGTAGAATTGTGGAAGAAAATCCCATTTTGGCTGACCCAAAATCGCAGAGTTTAGAGTTGTATTTCTTGTCTAGTAAAATATTAGAAGCCTTGATATCCCCATGGACGATTGGGAGTGGGCATTTGTCATGGAGATATTCTATGGCTTTAGCAAGTTGAAATGCTATAGCCATACGATTTCTCCAGGAAAGTGATTTTCTACCATCAACGCCGCCGTGTAGTTTCTCCTGTAGAGTTCCATTAGGCACATATTCAAAAACTAACATACCTTCTTCTCCGTTGTCACAATTTCCTAGAAATTTCACAATGTTTTCGTGTTGAATTTGCAGCAAAATGTctaattcttgcttgtaaacTCTCTGAAAACGCTCAGAGCTTAAATCCATGATCTTCACAGCAGCAAGCATTGAATCTGGAAATTGAGCTAAATACACCATACTAAATCCTCCATAAGCAATCAACCTCGACCTCGATAAATTCATAGTGAATTTCTCAACTTCATCACAAGTAAATAACCTCTTCACCCCTAATTTCTTCAAATCCCCATTTTCTTCTAAATCCCCTGTAACCCTAGCATCAGTACCCTTTCCCCGCCGCCTTAACTTGAACCCCAAACACTTAAACAACGCCATTAAAGCAAAGCAAACAAACACCAAAActgaaacaacaacaacaaaaactctGTTATCGTAAAATGTATTTTTCTGGGTTGGAGTTGAATCAACAATACTATAAAGGGGTTTCGTCGGTGGAGTGGCGAGTAAGGGTTTTGATGAAgcagaggaagaagaagaaatggtgaaaaagagaaatatagaaaagaaataGGAACAAGTGAACAAAGAACCCCACCACCTACAGACAAATGGACTATTTCTATGTATAGAGttgtttgattttgaaattttcttaatatttgacaattttttactCTTTACAGTGCTGGAAGGTGAGGCTTCCATG
Proteins encoded in this window:
- the LOC101248797 gene encoding probable receptor-like protein kinase At1g33260 — its product is MEASPSSTVKSKKLSNIKKISKSNNSIHRNSPFVCRWWGSLFTCSYFFSIFLFFTISSSSSASSKPLLATPPTKPLYSIVDSTPTQKNTFYDNRVFVVVVSVLVFVCFALMALFKCLGFKLRRRGKGTDARVTGDLEENGDLKKLGVKRLFTCDEVEKFTMNLSRSRLIAYGGFSMVYLAQFPDSMLAAVKIMDLSSERFQRVYKQELDILLQIQHENIVKFLGNCDNGEEGMLVFEYVPNGTLQEKLHGGVDGRKSLSWRNRMAIAFQLAKAIEYLHDKCPLPIVHGDIKASNILLDKKYNSKLCDFGSAKMGFSSTILPPSANRMMLGSPGYTDPHYLRTGIASKKNDIYSYGIIVLELISGFEALSSDNGERLISKAGTILRDSSKVIEMVDSKLNGAYNLEEAKAMVSLAGFCLGDSPSLRPSASEILDTITSKISSMSFMFPHDQKS